In Streptococcus uberis, a single window of DNA contains:
- a CDS encoding lysozyme family protein: MFKFLKRVVFLAFLIFCFYQAYITHQNVQNVMQYKPMVEKTLAENDTTANVNLVLAMIYTETKGGQADVMQSSESSSGVTNSITDSQSSIQHGVKLLSENLTLAEKAGVDSWTAVQAYNFGTAYIDYVAKNGGDNTISLASHYSKSVVAPSLGNKDGKMYLYYHPIALLYGGKLYQNGGNIYYSREVHFNYYLIQLLSKF, from the coding sequence ATGTTTAAATTTTTAAAGCGTGTTGTTTTTCTAGCTTTTCTGATTTTTTGTTTTTATCAAGCTTATATAACACATCAAAATGTACAAAATGTCATGCAATACAAACCAATGGTTGAAAAAACCTTGGCTGAAAATGATACGACTGCCAATGTTAATTTAGTTTTAGCAATGATCTACACAGAAACAAAAGGTGGTCAGGCAGATGTCATGCAATCTAGCGAAAGTAGTAGTGGTGTGACTAACTCAATTACCGACAGTCAATCTAGTATTCAACACGGTGTCAAACTCTTGTCTGAGAATTTGACTTTAGCTGAGAAAGCTGGAGTAGACTCTTGGACTGCAGTACAAGCTTACAATTTTGGAACAGCTTACATTGATTATGTGGCAAAAAATGGTGGTGACAACACCATCTCTTTGGCTAGTCATTATTCTAAAAGTGTTGTAGCTCCAAGTTTAGGGAATAAGGATGGAAAAATGTATTTATATTACCATCCAATTGCCCTCCTCTATGGCGGTAAACTTTATCAAAATGGTGGTAATATTTATTATTCACGAGAAGTTCATTTTAATTATTACCTCATACAATTATTATCTAAATTTTAA
- a CDS encoding nucleoid-associated protein gives MLDIYIRKIIIHQFSPNDTAILFGETEITVTPRIDEYFRKKLAKVFSEDAKRGQFKSDNPFYTLITDDFMASSQSISQMWKEAFVISEDQKTNDLVFIKFDKDGQNYFAFLRLTLKESFAHLSDSQDNPLSITQNNLPSAAQAPDEALVINLDTGNFYLIEKRVKHNGSFEHYFSETLLKVTPEQSVKKSIKTIEQTAQKIAENFNQDDFAFQSKMKTAIYKNLDEDEELSPEKLADQLFEDNLTARLTFVDQVKEKIPEKITVSDIDSSRQIKKLESQKLSLSNGIELIVPNAVYQDAESVEFLMNDDGTYSILIKNIEDIKSK, from the coding sequence ATGTTAGATATCTATATACGAAAGATCATCATTCATCAGTTTTCACCGAATGATACAGCTATTTTATTTGGTGAAACTGAAATTACGGTGACCCCTAGAATTGACGAATACTTCCGAAAAAAACTTGCAAAAGTTTTTTCCGAGGATGCCAAACGAGGCCAATTTAAGTCAGACAATCCCTTTTACACACTTATTACTGATGATTTTATGGCAAGCAGTCAATCGATTTCCCAAATGTGGAAGGAAGCTTTTGTCATTTCGGAAGATCAAAAAACAAACGATCTTGTTTTCATCAAGTTTGACAAAGATGGCCAAAACTATTTTGCTTTTTTGAGACTGACCTTAAAAGAATCGTTTGCTCATCTTTCAGATAGTCAGGACAACCCACTCAGTATCACTCAAAATAATTTACCAAGTGCTGCTCAGGCTCCAGACGAAGCATTAGTCATCAATTTAGACACTGGCAACTTCTACTTAATTGAAAAAAGAGTAAAACATAATGGTAGTTTTGAACATTATTTTTCGGAAACCCTTTTAAAAGTCACTCCTGAACAATCCGTAAAAAAATCAATCAAAACCATTGAACAAACAGCTCAAAAAATTGCTGAAAATTTTAACCAAGATGATTTTGCTTTTCAATCAAAAATGAAAACTGCTATTTACAAAAATTTAGATGAAGATGAAGAACTTTCACCTGAAAAGTTAGCGGATCAGTTATTTGAAGATAATTTGACTGCCCGTCTAACTTTTGTTGATCAAGTTAAGGAAAAAATTCCAGAAAAGATTACTGTTAGTGATATCGACTCTTCAAGACAGATTAAGAAATTGGAAAGTCAAAAATTATCCTTGTCAAATGGTATTGAATTGATTGTTCCCAATGCTGTCTATCAAGATGCGGAATCTGTTGAATTTTTGATGAATGATGACGGGACTTATTCAATCTTAATAAAGAATATCGAGGATATTAAAAGTAAATAA